In the Chloroflexota bacterium genome, one interval contains:
- a CDS encoding TraR/DksA C4-type zinc finger protein, with protein MTTATMTIDFGPYKAALTSIHQHLCPKQVLGVRAGLHAGDLLGITLPHLDKRLFAFVETDGCFTDGIVVATGCAAGHRTIRHMDYGKVAATFVDTLNGRAIRICPTIESRQRAWAYAPGALDAWHAQLDAYQTMPAEELLDVVDVQLTVSLQAILSEPGLRVQCARCGEDVINGRHVEQAGLTLCRPCAGEAYYARIDT; from the coding sequence ATGACGACAGCGACAATGACGATAGACTTCGGCCCGTATAAGGCTGCTCTGACGAGCATCCACCAACACCTCTGCCCCAAGCAGGTGCTCGGAGTACGCGCCGGGCTGCACGCCGGCGACTTGCTCGGCATTACCCTGCCACATCTTGACAAGCGGCTGTTCGCGTTCGTCGAGACCGATGGCTGTTTCACCGATGGGATCGTCGTGGCGACAGGCTGCGCCGCCGGTCATCGCACGATTCGGCACATGGACTACGGCAAGGTCGCCGCGACGTTTGTGGATACGCTCAACGGCCGGGCGATACGTATCTGTCCCACAATCGAGTCACGCCAGCGCGCCTGGGCTTATGCGCCGGGCGCGCTCGACGCATGGCATGCGCAGCTCGATGCATATCAAACAATGCCGGCGGAGGAACTGCTGGATGTGGTGGACGTGCAACTGACGGTCTCGCTTCAGGCGATTCTCAGCGAGCCCGGTTTGCGCGTACAGTGCGCGCGCTGCGGCGAGGATGTAATCAATGGCCGTCATGTTGAGCAAGCCGGCCTGACACTCTGCCGCCCGTGCGCCGGTGAAGCTTATTACGCGCGCATTGACACCTGA